In one Streptomyces sp. NBC_01241 genomic region, the following are encoded:
- a CDS encoding thioesterase II family protein gives MTSAPPGEDQTVPFVAGLPLFCLPHAGGNSVHFRSWKWLAPYARVVPMELPGHGTRLQEPLLEDWQRLVTELTEAVATKADGPYVLFGHSLGSLLAFEISHRMLERGRPPALLVVAGRNGPGVNPAHPPMHELPDAQLVAMLQRLGGMPDGILRQPELLQMFLPALRADLRLAERYARPGVPALPVPVMAFAGEGDPMTDDLGMLAWKRETTKTCELVFLDGGHFFLGSPQFAGALTERIARLAHPIAV, from the coding sequence ATGACCTCCGCGCCTCCAGGCGAAGACCAGACCGTGCCCTTCGTGGCCGGACTGCCGCTGTTCTGCCTGCCCCACGCGGGAGGCAACAGCGTGCACTTCCGGAGCTGGAAGTGGCTGGCCCCCTATGCCCGGGTCGTCCCGATGGAGCTGCCGGGACACGGCACCAGGCTCCAGGAGCCACTGCTGGAGGACTGGCAGCGGCTCGTTACCGAGCTGACCGAAGCTGTCGCGACCAAGGCTGACGGCCCGTACGTGCTGTTCGGGCACAGCCTTGGCTCACTGCTCGCCTTCGAGATCAGCCACCGGATGCTGGAACGAGGCCGGCCGCCCGCTCTGCTGGTGGTGGCCGGCCGGAACGGGCCGGGCGTCAACCCGGCCCACCCGCCCATGCACGAGCTGCCGGACGCGCAGCTCGTCGCCATGCTGCAGAGGCTGGGCGGCATGCCGGACGGCATACTGCGGCAGCCCGAACTGCTCCAGATGTTCCTGCCGGCGCTCCGCGCCGATCTACGGCTTGCGGAGCGCTATGCGCGTCCCGGGGTTCCCGCGCTGCCCGTGCCCGTGATGGCCTTCGCGGGTGAGGGCGATCCGATGACGGACGACCTGGGCATGCTGGCCTGGAAGCGTGAGACCACCAAGACGTGCGAGCTGGTCTTCCTGGACGGCGGCCACTTCTTCCTCGGCAGCCCGCAGTTCGCCGGCGCCCTCACCGAGCGGATCGCGCGGCTGGCCCACCCGATCGCCGTGTGA